A window of the Dictyostelium discoideum AX4 chromosome 4 chromosome, whole genome shotgun sequence genome harbors these coding sequences:
- the rpl34 gene encoding S60 ribosomal protein L34, producing MVQRLTYRRRLSYRTTSNATKIVKTPGGRLVYQYIGKTGKVPRCGECGVNLAGIPALRPYQYKNLPKSRRTVSRAYGGSKCAKCVRNRIVRAFLIEEQKTAKIVFKKQQKDLKQKKDKKSSK from the exons ATGGTTCAAAGACTTACCTACAGAAGAAGATTATCTTACCGTACTACTTCTAACGCTACCAAAAT cGTCAAGACTCCAGGTGGTAGATTAGTATACCAATACATCGGTAAAACTGGTAAAGTTCCAAGATGTGGTGAATGTGGTGTCAACTTAGCCGGTATCCCAGCCTTAAGACCATACCAATACAAAAATCTTCCAAAATCAAGAAGAACTGTTTCACGTGCTTATGGTGGTAGCAAATGTGCCAAATGTGTCCGTAACAGAATCGTTCGTGCTTTCTTAATTGAAGAACAAAAAACCGCTAAAATTGTCTTCAAGAAGCaacaaaaagatttaaaacaaaagaaagatAAGAAATCATCCAAATAA
- the u2af2 gene encoding RNA recognition motif-containing protein RRM has product MEDKEDREKRSGDRDKDRDRDRDRDRDHYSGSSSSSSSSSRRDRDRDRDRDRDRDRDRDRDRGGGDRDRDRDRDRDRDRDRDRDRDRDRDRDRSSERNRGGGDYSSRKRSRSPSARSSTRSDPFTTTPTSRKSSLWDRQPDPNEVNQQSPTHQQQQPQPPPHQQQPPHQHHQQHYQQQQQQQQQQGGGGFQQGGGFQQGGGGFHQGGFQNNNNNNNNNNFNNNNNGGFNPMFQQNQMFMQQQQLQQQQQLQQQQQQNNQETPQKKQSRRIYVGNIPPGISDSELMEFFNAAVLAANLNTKPGPPVVFCQINAPKCFAFIEFRSPEEATNAMRFDGISLKNFTLKIRRPKDYQSTSDNTGGNASLLPSIVPTNVPDSENKIYVGGLPSNLSEEQVKSLLSAYGKLKAFNLVKDTNTGVSKGFAFCEYQDSEVTDVACSKLNGIPLADKTLVVQRASIGSKPPGDASKGGDVTQQQHQQQQQQQSTSNGSGSMVLPHLTGANSSLMEDQGGGGDSLPNGVDPTIAGLLNLNIPVAQTLSIIRTNLLNSSVSGGGGTTNGTITPDNNTKPSCVIQILNLVDREDIFDDKEYDNILIDVKEECEQFGEVQSIWLPLPSKNPLEVTRVYVEFSQVEFAQKACLALGGRKYNGRVLFSAYYPEDLFFKNSQQQQQQS; this is encoded by the coding sequence atggaagATAAAGAAGATAGAGAAAAAAGAAGTGGTGATAGAGATAAagatagagatagagatcgtgatagagatagagatcattatagtggtagtagtagtagtagtagcagtagtagtagaagagatagagatagagatagGGATAGAGACAGAGATAGGGATAGAGATAGGGATAGGGAtcgtggtggtggtgatcgTGATAGAGACagagatagagatagagatCGTGATAGAGACAGAGATAGAGATCGTGATAGAGACAGAGATAGAGATCGTAGTAGTGAAAGAAATAGAGGAGGAGGTGATTATTCAAGTAGAAAAAGAAGTAGATCTCCAAGTGCTCGTTCAAGCACAAGAAGTGATCCATTCACAACTACACCAACATCTAGAAAATCATCACTCTGGGACAGACAACCCGACCCAAATGAAGTCAACCAACAATCACCAactcaccaacaacaacaaccacaaccaccaccacaccaacaacaaccaccacatcaacatcaccaacaacattaccaacaacaacaacaacaacaacaacaacagggAGGAGGAGGGTTCCAACAAGGAGGAGGATTCCAACAGGGTGGGGGAGGATTCCACCAAGGAGGATtccaaaacaacaacaacaataataataataataattttaataataataataatggcgGATTTAACCCAATGTTTCAACAGAATCAAATGTTTATGCAGCAACagcaattacaacaacagcaacaattacaacaacagcagcaacaaaataatcaagagacaccacaaaaaaaacaaagtaGAAGAATTTATGTTGGTAATATTCCACCAGGTATATCAGATTCAGAGTTGATGGAATTTTTTAATGCAGCTGTATTGGCagcaaatttaaatacaaaaCCTGGACCACCAGTGGTGTTTTGTCAAATTAACGCACCTAAATGCTTTGCATTTATAGAGTTTAGGTCACCAGAGGAGGCGACAAATGCAATGAGATTCGATGGTATTTCATTAAAGAATTTCACATTGAAAATTCGTAGACCAAAGGATTATCAATCGACATCTGATAACACTGGTGGCAATGCGTCATTGTTACCATCGATTGTGCCAACCAATGTACCAGATAGTGAGAATAAAATCTATGTCGGTGGTTTACCATCGAATTTATCAGAGGAACaagttaaatcattattatcagcATATGGTAAACTAAAAGCATTCAATTTGGTAAAGGATACCAATACTGGTGTAAGTAAAGGTTTTGCATTTTGTGAATATCAAGATTCTGAAGTAACTGATGTGGCATGTTCAAAATTGAATGGTATACCATTAGCTGATAAAACATTGGTTGTACAACGTGCAAGTATTGGTTCAAAACCACCTGGAGACGCATCTAAAGGTGGTGATGTTACACAACAAcagcatcaacaacaacagcaacaacaatcaacaaGCAATGGTAGTGGTTCAATGGTTTTACCCCATTTAACTGGTGCGAATAGTAGTTTAATGGAGGATcaaggtggtggtggtgatagtTTACCAAATGGCGTTGATCCAACAATTGCtggattattaaatttaaatataccGGTTGCTCAAACATTAAGTATAATAAGAacaaatcttttaaatagtAGTGtaagtggtggtggtggtacaaCAAATGGTACGATTACACCTGACAACAATACGAAACCATCTTGTGtcattcaaattttaaacctCGTCGATAGAGAGGACATTTTTGATGATAAAGAATatgataatatattaatcGATGTAAAAGAAGAATGTGAACAATTTGGTGAAGTGCAATCAATTTGGTTACCTTTACCATCTAAAAATCCATTAGAAGTCACAAGAGTTTATGTTGAATTTTCTCAAGTAGAATTTGCTCAAAAAGCTTGTTTAGCCTTAGGTGGTAGAAAATATAATGGTAGAGTACTTTTCTCTGCATATTATCCtgaagatttattttttaaaaattcacaacaacaacaacaacaatcataa
- the jcdC gene encoding transcription factor jumonji, jmjC domain-containing protein: protein MNIDRIDKPTREQYEEYILKNQPFIITGVVNNWISFNKKWIPSQNIEDDYFLSILENKGIPVREIGIDVGEWLGKTKNINFSIFWKKWREHYFNFKNEKNNQSNNNNNNNNNNNNNNNNNNNNNNNNNNNNNNNNNNKPKYYLASLPIQTYFKELINDFEIPEIPKEQNKNGNLWIGFKDQITPLHHDWSSGDPGMDGLHAIIIGRKQFKLFDPIVNVNCFKRKKEWGKFHQSEFDLDNPDFNKFPEAKNFKIIEIQLNQGEMLFIPKLWWHHVKTLEPSISINFWFQHIGSELLKSNKLWCHMEQYLNAVFEMDATKISNDKFKKIIKYLTNDNNGGDGDGDGDGDQIIQKYKDDNLKLIQLPKFIDSFSNAVNNPIFKNHPKKDQFKFEITEKVNQWIEEKKKEINENKIVIL, encoded by the exons ATGAATATTGATAGAATTGATAAACCAACAAGAGAACAGTATGAagaatatatattaaaaaatcaaccttttattattactggtgttgtaaataattggatttcatttaataaaaaatggataCCATCTCAAAATATTGAagatgattattttttaagt attttagaaaataaaggAATACCAGTTAGGGAAATTGGAATTGATGTTGGTGAATGGTTaggaaaaacaaaaaatattaatttctcaatattttggaaaaaatgGAGAGAAcactattttaattttaaaaatgaaaaaaataatcaaagtaacaataataataataataataataataataataataataataataataataataataataataataataataataataataataataataataataataataaaccaaaatattatttagcAAGTTTACCAATTCAAacatattttaaagaattaataaatgattttgaaataccAGAAATACCAAaagaacaaaataaaaatggtaatttatGGATTGGATTTAAAGATCAAATAACACCATTACATCATGATTGGAGTTCTGGTGATCCAGGTATGGATGGATTACATGCAATTATAATTGGTagaaaacaatttaaattatttgatccAATTGTAAATGTAAATTGTTTTAAGAGAAAAAAAGAGTGGGGTAAATTTCATCAATCAGAATTTGATTTAGATAATCCAGATTTCAATAAATTTCCAGAAgctaaaaattttaaaatcattgaaattcaattaaatcaaggTGAAATGTTATTCATTCCAAAATTATGGTGGCATCATGTTAAAACTTTAGAACCATCAATTAGTATTAATTTTTGGTTTCAACATATTGGttctgaattattaaaatcaaataaattatggTGTCATATGgaacaatatttaaatgcTGTTTTTGAAATGGATGCaactaaaatttcaaatgataaatttaaaaaaattataaaatatttaacaaatgataataatggtggtgatggtgatggtgatggtgatggtgatcagattattcaaaaatataaagatgataatttaaaactaattcaattaccaaaatttatagattcattttcaaatgctgtaaataatccaatatttaaaaatcatccaaaaaaagatcaatttaaatttgaaataactGAAAAGGTGAATCAATGGattgaagaaaaaaagaaagaaataaatgaaaataaaattgtaatattataa